One Augochlora pura isolate Apur16 chromosome 10, APUR_v2.2.1, whole genome shotgun sequence DNA window includes the following coding sequences:
- the Sstn gene encoding stepping stone isoform X2, with amino-acid sequence MVMAGNENTSGSLAEDSLSTRLQWLRQRREALQEKLVQKNNELKNLCVEEAELTGVLPPEIPLEPGESPPVFRKRVGTAFSYPQNLINKLKTNEVEESTLELERQVQIGIVEAALGIVNDHTESKAVRRKHRLVYQQSQRRLQELEVRLNFIRQSRTKNQQSVQAQHTAVFNTQPHLYTNVKHRTKKPRPPLDGTVNEGSTKVRGLLQEGGISLSPLGSEDKCSTYPGHVYDDQLLVTNTCNHGHVDQYRTRTYSHGSGGSRTQNHYQETEKLYRPLPNTYTEEERQMRYRQIQQQQMQEQTHNYQYNDYKHLDNDVQRRSSQDYYDRDFRGMHYTHMSEFPVYHKNNSQSQSLLRRDRDSGGSKNLRYTDSPSDTQIPTGYWVRYEDEIVWCPDDQPIADRFGSLDRRKRNAVQHTASMGADIQPRYRTVSIGGSKNSVCVPPHQNASVHLLPLSEHPSTNNKMLLRTQSLGSVEKWHSSHLHDLLDGKDTTDNISRKGKEKEWYETSLDSGASSGLDLGIVASHKNIHYQSTVPTCSKLPNTNSSEDGKTSSYMPSMNHRKTDLITAESEQHLQPLSSTRYEHTRKKVLEIPAESKSSQEASEEAIRLGSSQNCTIVQAGKYQPYREVTKPFEMSDFYKYSTKFRKRNEGNGQNCSSDAQDDSRGAHYTGTDLHGESDVSHVAQNGSAAVQKRIYQPVQRMTCQPYLASLR; translated from the exons ATGG TGATGGCAGGGAACGAAAATACCTCTGGATCTTTGGCAGAAGATTCACTGTCCACAAGGTTACAGTGGCTTCGTCAACGCCGGGAAGCTCTCCAAGAAAAGTTAGTTCAAAAGAACAATGAACTAAAAAATTTGTGTGTTGAAGAAGCAGAATTAACTGGTGTGTTGCCACCAGAAATTCCATTGGAACCTGGCGAAAGCCCACCTGTGTTCCGTAAAAGGGTTGGAACAGCATTTTCTTATccacagaatttaattaacaaattgaaaacaaaCGAAGTT gAGGAATCTACCTTGGAATTGGAAAGACAAGTCCAAATTGGTATAGTAGAAGCTGCCTTGGGTATTGTAAATGATCACACAGAGAGTAAGGCTGTACGCCGTAAACACAGGCTAGTCTATCAACAGAGTCAGCGTAGACTTCAAGAATTGGAAGTGCGATTGAACTTTATAAGGCAGAGCCGTACCAAAAACCAACAAAGCGTGCAAGCACAACACACTGCCGTTTTCAACACTCAACCGCATTTATATACAAACGTGAAGCATAGGACCAAAAAGCCTCGGCCACCGTTGGATGGCACAG TAAATGAAGGAAGTACAAAAGTCAGAGGTTTGCTCCAAGAGGGTGGCATAAGTTTAAGTCCTCTGGGATCAGAAGACAAGTGTAGTACATATCCGGGACATGTATACGATGACCAACTCCTAGTAACTAATACTTGTAACCACGGTCATGTAG ACCAGTATCGGACACGTACGTACTCGCATGGCAGCGGCGGTTCGCGAACCCAAAATCACTATCAAGAAACCGAAAAGTTGTACCGGCCATTGCCAAATACTTATACGGAAGAGGAAAGACAAATGCGATACCGTCAGATTCAGCAACAGCAAATGCAAGAACAAACTCACAACTACCAATACAACGATTACAAACACTTGGACAACGATGTCCAGCGGAGATCCAGTCAAGACTATTACGACAGAGATTTCCGTGGGATGCATTACACGCACATGTCTGAGTTCCCGGTGTACCATAAGAACAACTCGCAATCGCAATCCCTACTCAGACGAGATCGTGACTCCGGCGGAAGCAAGAATTTGCGGTATACAGACTCGCCTAGTGACACGCAAATACCGACGGGTTACTGGGTAAGATACGAAGACGAGATTGTGTGGTGTCCCGACGACCAACCCATAGCGGACAGATTTGGAAGCTTAGATCGTAGGAAGCGGAATGCGGTGCAACACACTGCCAGCATGGGTGCCGACATACAACCGCGATATCGCACCGTGTCAATTGGAGGCAGTAAAAATTCCGTCTGTGTTCCTCCTCATCAGAACGCCTCCGTTCATCTACTTCCATTGTCCGAGCATCCATCGACCAACAATAAAATGCTACTTCGCACGCAATCGTTAGGCAGCGTGGAGAAGTGGCACTCAAGCCATTTGCATGATCTGCTCGACGGCAAGGACACGACAGATAATATTAGTCGCAAGGGGAAGGAGAAGGAGTGGTACGAAACTTCATTAGATTCGGGAGCGAGTTCTGGATTGGATCTTGGCATAGTAGCTTCGCATAAGAATATTCATTATCAATCCACGGTTCCGACATGTTCCAAACTGCCGAATACTAACAGCTCCGAGGATGGGAAAACTAGTAGCTATATGCCCTCCATGAATCATCGTAAGACTGACTTGATTACTGCCGAAAGCGAACAGCATTTGCAACCGTTATCATCGACTCGGTACGAGCACACGCGGAAAAAAGTACTCGAAATCCCAGCTGAATCAAAATCGTCTCAAGAAGCTAGTGAAGAGGCGATTCGATTAGGATCATCGCAGAATTGCACAATTGTCCAGGCTGGAAAGTATCAACCTTATAGAGAAGTCACAAAGCCATTCGAGATGTccgatttttacaaatattcaacCAAGTTCCGTAAAAGAAACGAGGGAAACGGGCAAAATTGCTCGAGTGATGCACAAGATGATTCGCGAGGGGCACATTACACCGGAACAGATCTTCACGGGGAATCGGATGTGTCACACGTTGCTCAGAACGGATCTGCTGCAGTTCAAAAAAGAATCTATCAGCCAGTTCAACGGATGACTTGTCAGCCGTATCTGGCGTCTTTGAGATAA
- the LOC144476479 gene encoding copper transport protein ATOX1 homolog, giving the protein MALQVYEFHVEMECDGCSKAVRNVLSKKEGIDNIEIDLPDKKLLVTTTLSSDEILNVIKPTGKACKFLGVKK; this is encoded by the exons ATGGCATTACAG gTATACGAATTTCACGTAGAAATGGAATGCGATGGATGTTCTAAGGCTGTGAGAAACGTACTTTCTAAGAAAGAAG gTATTGATAATATAGAGATTGATTTACCAGACAAGAAACTACTGGTAACAACTACACTGTCTTCcgacgaaatattaaatgttattaaaccAACTGGAAAGGCATGTAAATTTTTAGGAgtaaaaaagtaa
- the LOC144476478 gene encoding translation initiation factor eIF2 assembly protein, whose protein sequence is MISDLKPECSFPSWYPKFRKDALEATILHIPNNVLEYLEDDVFFLPVEATKESLEDKKWADGSPVINEEHSSEQQPTFPEFSQKIQDVIDEYGAVFIKGNWKSPSDATWVAPTKTLKCKTLEEVYLLLKSSDKIAKDLHNIRNHADKETPLEFCLILKQWRDINPCTEFRCFVVKNELIAISQRDISQYHSYNESEKYNIRTDIKSLFMEHIKDRFPLDDYSFDVIRYKKDKVKIVDFGSMDESSTKGTLFTYEELLNHVSDTPEFRFIGEEIGIQPKPPNHFCIPEEIKEFFQPNNSSTLLDIIQREVENQRKEQE, encoded by the exons ATGATCAGTGATCTGAAACCGGAATGCTCGTTTCCGTCATGGTATCCAAAGTTTCGTAAAGACGCCCTGGAAGCTACAATTCTTCATATTCCCAATAATGTACTTGAGTATCTGGAAGACgatgtattttttttacctGTGGAAGCAACAAAAGAATCATTGGAAGATAAAAAATGGGCAGATGGTTCTCCTGTAATTAACGAAGag CATTCGTCTGAACAACAACCAACATTCCCAGAGTTTAGCCAGAAAATTCAAGATGTGATAGACGAGTATGGCGCAGTCTTCATTAAAGGCAATTGGAAATCACCTTCT GATGCAACTTGGGTTGCACCCACCAAAACTCTCAAATGCAAGACACTAGAAGAAGTGTATTTGTTACTGAAAAGTTCtgataaaattgcaaaagatttacataatattaggAATCATGCTGATAAGGAGACTCCATTAGAGTTTTGTCTTATATTGAAGCAATGGAGAGACATTAATCCATGCACAGAATTTCGATGTTTCGTGGTAAAAAATGAACTCATag CTATCAGTCAACGGGATATATCACAGTATCATAGTTACAACGAATcggaaaaatacaatattcgaACAGATATTAAAAGCTTGTTCATGGAACATATCAAAGACAGGTTTCCACTGGACGATT ATTCATTCGATGTGATTCGTTATAAAAAAGATAAGGTAAAGATCGTTGATTTTGGCTCTATGGACGAATCTTCAACGAAAGGAACGCTATTCACTTACGAAGAATTGTTAAATCACGTCAGCGATACACCGGAGTTCCGATTTATCGGCGAGGAGATTGGCATTCAACCGAAGCCCCCGAATCATTTTTGCATTCCTGAAGAGATCAAGGAATTTTTTCAGCCGAACAACAGCTCGACGTTGCTGGATATCATTCAAAGA gAAGTAGAAAATCAACGAAAAGAACAAGAGTGA
- the Sstn gene encoding stepping stone isoform X1, which translates to MVMAGNENTSGSLAEDSLSTRLQWLRQRREALQEKLVQKNNELKNLCVEEAELTGVLPPEIPLEPGESPPVFRKRVGTAFSYPQNLINKLKTNEVEESTLELERQVQIGIVEAALGIVNDHTESKAVRRKHRLVYQQSQRRLQELEVRLNFIRQSRTKNQQSVQAQHTAVFNTQPHLYTNVKHRTKKPRPPLDGTVNEGSTKVRGLLQEGGISLSPLGSEDKCSTYPGHVYDDQLLVTNTCNHGHVGAYCPPVSDQRQNIKIIEHDHNDNQNVYILPDQYRTRTYSHGSGGSRTQNHYQETEKLYRPLPNTYTEEERQMRYRQIQQQQMQEQTHNYQYNDYKHLDNDVQRRSSQDYYDRDFRGMHYTHMSEFPVYHKNNSQSQSLLRRDRDSGGSKNLRYTDSPSDTQIPTGYWVRYEDEIVWCPDDQPIADRFGSLDRRKRNAVQHTASMGADIQPRYRTVSIGGSKNSVCVPPHQNASVHLLPLSEHPSTNNKMLLRTQSLGSVEKWHSSHLHDLLDGKDTTDNISRKGKEKEWYETSLDSGASSGLDLGIVASHKNIHYQSTVPTCSKLPNTNSSEDGKTSSYMPSMNHRKTDLITAESEQHLQPLSSTRYEHTRKKVLEIPAESKSSQEASEEAIRLGSSQNCTIVQAGKYQPYREVTKPFEMSDFYKYSTKFRKRNEGNGQNCSSDAQDDSRGAHYTGTDLHGESDVSHVAQNGSAAVQKRIYQPVQRMTCQPYLASLR; encoded by the exons ATGG TGATGGCAGGGAACGAAAATACCTCTGGATCTTTGGCAGAAGATTCACTGTCCACAAGGTTACAGTGGCTTCGTCAACGCCGGGAAGCTCTCCAAGAAAAGTTAGTTCAAAAGAACAATGAACTAAAAAATTTGTGTGTTGAAGAAGCAGAATTAACTGGTGTGTTGCCACCAGAAATTCCATTGGAACCTGGCGAAAGCCCACCTGTGTTCCGTAAAAGGGTTGGAACAGCATTTTCTTATccacagaatttaattaacaaattgaaaacaaaCGAAGTT gAGGAATCTACCTTGGAATTGGAAAGACAAGTCCAAATTGGTATAGTAGAAGCTGCCTTGGGTATTGTAAATGATCACACAGAGAGTAAGGCTGTACGCCGTAAACACAGGCTAGTCTATCAACAGAGTCAGCGTAGACTTCAAGAATTGGAAGTGCGATTGAACTTTATAAGGCAGAGCCGTACCAAAAACCAACAAAGCGTGCAAGCACAACACACTGCCGTTTTCAACACTCAACCGCATTTATATACAAACGTGAAGCATAGGACCAAAAAGCCTCGGCCACCGTTGGATGGCACAG TAAATGAAGGAAGTACAAAAGTCAGAGGTTTGCTCCAAGAGGGTGGCATAAGTTTAAGTCCTCTGGGATCAGAAGACAAGTGTAGTACATATCCGGGACATGTATACGATGACCAACTCCTAGTAACTAATACTTGTAACCACGGTCATGTAGGTGCTTATTGTCCGCCCGTGTCCGACCAGCGACAAAACATCAAAATAATCGAGCACGATCATAACGATAATCagaatgtttatatattaccAGACCAGTATCGGACACGTACGTACTCGCATGGCAGCGGCGGTTCGCGAACCCAAAATCACTATCAAGAAACCGAAAAGTTGTACCGGCCATTGCCAAATACTTATACGGAAGAGGAAAGACAAATGCGATACCGTCAGATTCAGCAACAGCAAATGCAAGAACAAACTCACAACTACCAATACAACGATTACAAACACTTGGACAACGATGTCCAGCGGAGATCCAGTCAAGACTATTACGACAGAGATTTCCGTGGGATGCATTACACGCACATGTCTGAGTTCCCGGTGTACCATAAGAACAACTCGCAATCGCAATCCCTACTCAGACGAGATCGTGACTCCGGCGGAAGCAAGAATTTGCGGTATACAGACTCGCCTAGTGACACGCAAATACCGACGGGTTACTGGGTAAGATACGAAGACGAGATTGTGTGGTGTCCCGACGACCAACCCATAGCGGACAGATTTGGAAGCTTAGATCGTAGGAAGCGGAATGCGGTGCAACACACTGCCAGCATGGGTGCCGACATACAACCGCGATATCGCACCGTGTCAATTGGAGGCAGTAAAAATTCCGTCTGTGTTCCTCCTCATCAGAACGCCTCCGTTCATCTACTTCCATTGTCCGAGCATCCATCGACCAACAATAAAATGCTACTTCGCACGCAATCGTTAGGCAGCGTGGAGAAGTGGCACTCAAGCCATTTGCATGATCTGCTCGACGGCAAGGACACGACAGATAATATTAGTCGCAAGGGGAAGGAGAAGGAGTGGTACGAAACTTCATTAGATTCGGGAGCGAGTTCTGGATTGGATCTTGGCATAGTAGCTTCGCATAAGAATATTCATTATCAATCCACGGTTCCGACATGTTCCAAACTGCCGAATACTAACAGCTCCGAGGATGGGAAAACTAGTAGCTATATGCCCTCCATGAATCATCGTAAGACTGACTTGATTACTGCCGAAAGCGAACAGCATTTGCAACCGTTATCATCGACTCGGTACGAGCACACGCGGAAAAAAGTACTCGAAATCCCAGCTGAATCAAAATCGTCTCAAGAAGCTAGTGAAGAGGCGATTCGATTAGGATCATCGCAGAATTGCACAATTGTCCAGGCTGGAAAGTATCAACCTTATAGAGAAGTCACAAAGCCATTCGAGATGTccgatttttacaaatattcaacCAAGTTCCGTAAAAGAAACGAGGGAAACGGGCAAAATTGCTCGAGTGATGCACAAGATGATTCGCGAGGGGCACATTACACCGGAACAGATCTTCACGGGGAATCGGATGTGTCACACGTTGCTCAGAACGGATCTGCTGCAGTTCAAAAAAGAATCTATCAGCCAGTTCAACGGATGACTTGTCAGCCGTATCTGGCGTCTTTGAGATAA